Proteins from a single region of Fodinibius sp. Rm-B-1B1-1:
- a CDS encoding NAD(P)/FAD-dependent oxidoreductase, with product MSKQDVLIIGSGHNGLVTGCYLAKEGYNVTVLERQQQLGGAVSTETMFTSSKYPEGFRMDVGSSVHIMIHQTGILEELELEKYGLDYIEMDPIMSYPVPDGKGVIHFFKDLERTLDSIQKVAPEDVENYREFVEFWGRINEGVLKAFMVPPSGKNIVTELVKGQLRNGGIFEKGKQLTGLQKILSSYGKVVDDAFESPHMKAALMWFAAQSGPTPDHPATGDFAGWQSMLHQSGAKHPRGGSGMLTQAMARFIEAHGGEIITGSPVTNIIIEDGEALGIKTEDNEYRADTIISNAHVQTTMMKLVGREHLPNATYEKVENINVGNGFGMVIRCAVEELPQYTACPDDPYIHNGMQLLAPSVQYMNNAIGDYHQKKPPKDPAVLAMTFSEIDPDVAPSGGHTLYAWAQWHPYELQDGLHWDDIREREAQKIYNVVTRYAPNMEGNLIDWYIQSPLDIERKHGLLRGNVMHVEMSFDQMFMFRPIPEMSEYKTPIGNLYLSSASCHPGGGVFGAAGYNAAQVILKDNKKSWFKF from the coding sequence ATGTCTAAACAGGATGTTTTAATTATTGGTTCAGGTCATAATGGCTTGGTTACAGGGTGTTATTTAGCCAAAGAAGGGTATAACGTAACAGTTCTTGAGCGTCAGCAGCAGCTGGGCGGAGCGGTAAGCACCGAAACGATGTTCACCTCATCGAAATATCCCGAGGGATTTCGTATGGATGTGGGATCATCTGTGCATATCATGATTCACCAAACGGGGATTTTGGAAGAGCTGGAATTAGAAAAGTATGGGCTGGATTATATCGAGATGGATCCCATTATGTCTTATCCGGTGCCCGATGGGAAAGGAGTAATCCACTTTTTCAAGGATTTAGAACGAACCCTCGATTCGATCCAGAAAGTAGCTCCCGAAGATGTCGAAAACTATCGGGAGTTTGTGGAATTTTGGGGACGCATTAACGAAGGCGTACTAAAGGCATTTATGGTTCCCCCGTCTGGAAAGAATATTGTTACTGAGTTAGTCAAAGGGCAGTTGCGTAATGGCGGAATCTTTGAAAAAGGAAAACAGCTTACCGGTCTGCAAAAGATATTGAGTAGTTATGGAAAAGTCGTTGATGATGCCTTTGAGAGTCCGCATATGAAGGCGGCTCTGATGTGGTTTGCGGCACAGTCGGGGCCTACGCCCGATCACCCCGCTACGGGCGATTTCGCCGGTTGGCAGTCGATGTTACATCAAAGCGGGGCCAAGCATCCGCGGGGAGGAAGTGGGATGCTGACGCAGGCTATGGCACGGTTTATTGAAGCACACGGCGGTGAAATTATTACTGGTTCTCCTGTCACAAATATCATTATTGAAGATGGAGAAGCCCTTGGGATAAAAACGGAGGATAATGAGTATCGTGCGGATACCATTATTTCAAACGCCCATGTGCAAACAACGATGATGAAATTAGTGGGGCGTGAGCATTTGCCGAACGCGACCTATGAAAAGGTTGAAAATATTAATGTGGGTAATGGATTTGGAATGGTGATTCGATGTGCGGTGGAAGAGTTGCCACAATATACCGCTTGCCCTGATGATCCATACATTCACAATGGGATGCAGTTGCTTGCCCCATCGGTGCAGTATATGAATAATGCGATTGGAGATTATCACCAGAAAAAGCCTCCGAAAGATCCTGCTGTGTTGGCAATGACGTTTTCGGAAATTGATCCTGACGTAGCTCCAAGTGGGGGACATACCCTTTATGCGTGGGCGCAGTGGCACCCGTATGAGTTACAAGATGGTCTTCACTGGGATGATATTCGAGAGCGGGAAGCCCAAAAGATTTATAATGTGGTAACCCGTTATGCCCCAAATATGGAGGGTAATCTAATTGATTGGTATATTCAGTCGCCGCTGGATATTGAACGGAAGCATGGATTGTTACGTGGCAATGTGATGCATGTAGAGATGAGTTTTGATCAGATGTTTATGTTTCGGCCTATTCCGGAGATGAGTGAATATAAAACACCTATTGGAAACCTTTATTTATCTTCGGCTTCTTGTCATCCCGGTGGAGGAGTTTTTGGTGCAGCAGGATATAATGCCGCACAAGTTATTTTAAAAGACAACAAGAAATCTTGGTTCAAATTTTAG
- the sppA gene encoding signal peptide peptidase SppA: protein MNFFKTLIAATLGTLIALLLIFFIAIITVSTSSQEPEPYIQSNSVLKISLSGMLPSQDSQNPLDELFNQSNNDKVSLETLKENLSKAQAHDNVEGIWLEIDFMTESWANLQEAHRLISAFRDSSDKFIYASTNDLGYNEKGYYLATATDSVFAPPESFFEFDGFFSQVTFFDNMFEKIGVDAEVIRHGKYKGAVEPFYRTDLSEENEYQLTQILNQSSSVFLDAVSAKTGHSKDELNNLLNSQPNLTTQFGFQENLIDSLVYTDELVNYMKNRIGLDESASIKTVNFDRYSKVSPSSAGLSTPSTSDKIAVVYANGPIMPEVSSDSPFNNQQQITVDFIKEQLDDIREDDDVKAIVLRISSPGGSGSTSDAIWRMIHETKKDIPVIVSMGNVAASGGYYIAMAGDSIVAEPTTITGSIGVFGTKFNARELLNDKIGITFDEVKTHEHADWLLPTSGLSSSEEKAFQQYIDNFYQTFITKAANDRGMSVDEMDELAQGRVWAGGDAKENGLVDELGGLDKALSIAAEKANVDTYKIAKYPKPKTFYELFMGSAATQAKTLLPNSWFLSDEMEKVQKQFSILERPDALTLFPYDITIE, encoded by the coding sequence ATGAATTTTTTCAAAACACTTATTGCCGCAACGCTGGGTACTCTCATTGCTCTGCTGTTGATATTCTTTATTGCTATTATCACGGTATCTACCAGTTCTCAAGAACCGGAACCCTATATCCAGAGCAATTCTGTGCTCAAAATTTCGCTCAGTGGAATGTTGCCCAGTCAAGATTCCCAAAACCCGCTGGACGAGCTATTCAATCAGTCAAACAATGATAAGGTCTCGCTCGAAACATTAAAAGAAAATCTATCCAAAGCTCAAGCCCATGATAACGTCGAAGGCATATGGCTCGAAATCGATTTTATGACAGAAAGCTGGGCCAACCTCCAGGAAGCACACCGCCTGATAAGTGCCTTCCGCGACAGTTCTGATAAATTTATTTATGCCAGCACCAATGACTTGGGATACAACGAAAAAGGATATTACTTAGCAACAGCAACTGATTCTGTTTTTGCTCCACCAGAGTCATTCTTTGAATTTGATGGATTCTTTAGCCAGGTCACCTTTTTCGATAACATGTTCGAAAAAATTGGCGTGGATGCCGAAGTGATCCGTCACGGAAAGTATAAAGGCGCAGTCGAACCCTTTTACCGTACTGACCTGTCTGAAGAAAATGAGTATCAGCTAACACAGATATTAAATCAATCCAGCTCCGTCTTTTTGGATGCCGTAAGTGCCAAAACAGGACATTCAAAAGATGAGCTTAATAACCTACTGAACAGTCAACCTAACTTGACCACACAGTTTGGTTTCCAAGAAAATTTAATAGACTCCCTCGTTTATACTGATGAGTTGGTAAACTACATGAAAAACCGAATCGGACTTGATGAAAGTGCTTCTATCAAGACAGTCAACTTCGACCGATACTCCAAGGTATCACCTTCATCAGCCGGACTTTCTACACCATCCACGTCTGATAAAATTGCGGTCGTCTACGCAAACGGACCTATTATGCCTGAAGTGAGCTCCGATTCTCCTTTCAACAACCAGCAACAAATTACGGTTGATTTTATTAAAGAACAGCTTGATGACATCCGAGAAGATGATGACGTTAAGGCCATAGTTCTTCGTATTAGTAGTCCGGGCGGTTCGGGCAGTACCTCTGATGCCATTTGGCGCATGATTCACGAAACGAAGAAAGATATTCCAGTAATTGTCTCAATGGGGAATGTAGCAGCATCTGGCGGTTATTATATTGCTATGGCTGGCGACTCAATTGTAGCAGAACCTACAACGATTACGGGATCTATTGGTGTCTTCGGAACCAAGTTTAATGCCCGAGAGCTTCTCAATGATAAGATTGGCATTACCTTTGATGAAGTTAAAACCCACGAGCATGCCGACTGGCTGCTTCCAACAAGTGGATTATCATCATCCGAAGAGAAAGCCTTTCAGCAGTATATTGACAATTTCTATCAAACATTTATAACCAAGGCAGCTAATGACCGAGGCATGTCTGTTGATGAGATGGATGAGCTTGCTCAGGGACGCGTATGGGCCGGTGGCGATGCCAAAGAAAATGGCTTGGTAGATGAACTTGGCGGACTCGATAAAGCATTGAGTATTGCTGCCGAAAAAGCCAATGTCGATACCTATAAAATCGCTAAATATCCCAAGCCCAAAACATTTTATGAATTGTTCATGGGCTCTGCAGCTACACAAGCCAAAACACTCCTGCCAAATAGTTGGTTCTTATCGGATGAAATGGAAAAGGTTCAAAAACAGTTTTCCATATTAGAGCGTCCCGATGCACTCACACTATTCCCTTATGATATAACCATCGAATAA